In Microbacterium laevaniformans, a single window of DNA contains:
- a CDS encoding DUF1905 domain-containing protein: MRFEFDGEIFRWSARQEDWYFVELPAEASADIRELPRPPRGFGAVRVQVGIGGSRWRTSVFPDAERGRYVLPLKRSVREAEAIDLAAPVHVHLEVQDG; this comes from the coding sequence GTGCGCTTCGAGTTCGACGGTGAGATCTTCCGCTGGTCGGCCCGACAGGAGGACTGGTACTTCGTCGAGCTGCCGGCCGAGGCCAGCGCCGATATCCGCGAGCTGCCACGACCGCCGCGCGGGTTCGGCGCGGTACGCGTGCAGGTCGGCATCGGTGGGTCGCGCTGGCGCACCTCGGTCTTCCCCGACGCCGAGCGCGGGCGCTACGTGCTGCCGTTGAAACGCTCGGTGCGCGAAGCGGAAGCCATCGACCTCGCAGCCCCGGTCCACGTCCACCTCGAGGTGCAGGATGGGTGA
- a CDS encoding prepilin peptidase, protein MGDPAAALAAAAFVVAAVVGVILTIVDLRTHRLPNALVLPALAVTLALFAASCAVGAPWAAFLRAAAAGAVLFAFFLMLRIIGRGAMGGGDVKLAALVGVLLGWVGWSAVLLGVVAAFLLGGVVGIVLLLTRRASRSTRIPFGPFLVAGTWIGLLAAAH, encoded by the coding sequence ATGGGTGATCCGGCCGCCGCCCTCGCCGCGGCCGCCTTCGTCGTCGCCGCGGTCGTCGGCGTGATCCTCACGATCGTCGATCTGCGCACCCACCGCCTGCCCAATGCCCTCGTGCTTCCCGCGCTCGCCGTCACGCTCGCGCTGTTCGCGGCATCCTGTGCGGTCGGTGCCCCCTGGGCGGCGTTCCTGCGGGCGGCTGCGGCCGGGGCGGTGCTGTTCGCCTTCTTCCTGATGCTGCGCATCATCGGGCGGGGCGCGATGGGCGGCGGCGACGTGAAACTCGCCGCGCTCGTGGGGGTGCTCCTCGGCTGGGTCGGCTGGTCGGCTGTCCTCCTCGGCGTCGTCGCCGCCTTCCTGCTGGGCGGTGTCGTCGGCATCGTCCTCCTGCTGACGCGACGCGCCTCGCGCTCGACGCGCATCCCGTTCGGTCCTTTCCTCGTCGCGGGGACGTGGATCGGACTGCTGGCCGCCGCCCACTGA
- a CDS encoding YihY/virulence factor BrkB family protein — MDISRVVARALSLTPVRAFLRYSERRGAMLADSVTYRTLFSVFAAALLGFSAAALWLSGNPEAWQALIASVDRTIPGLVGENGLIKVDEIDVSIGLSIAGIVSLVGLVGAAIGAIGSLRAAMRIMCDKLTDDVPFWLVLLRNVALAVVVGVALVASALVTMLGTAGLDLVAQWFGVARDGVAIAWGTRLLAILVTFVLDAAVIAVLFRVLSGVRAPAKALWTGAVLGAVGLTVLQLLSGLFVGGASANPLLASFAALIALLLWINLSAQVILIATAYVFTLVEEQDDRVRTRYGASTFAQRRVQTAENALARAAADLDAARRAEQDERERASAPEDAV, encoded by the coding sequence ATGGACATCTCTCGCGTCGTCGCTCGCGCACTGTCGCTGACGCCCGTTCGCGCGTTCCTCCGCTACAGCGAGCGCCGCGGCGCCATGCTCGCCGACAGTGTCACCTATCGCACGCTGTTCAGCGTGTTCGCCGCGGCACTGCTCGGCTTCTCCGCCGCTGCCCTCTGGCTCTCCGGCAACCCGGAGGCATGGCAGGCGCTGATCGCGTCGGTCGACCGCACGATCCCCGGTCTCGTGGGGGAGAACGGCCTGATCAAGGTGGATGAGATCGATGTGTCGATCGGTCTGTCGATCGCCGGCATCGTCTCGCTCGTCGGCCTCGTGGGGGCGGCGATCGGTGCGATCGGGTCGCTGCGCGCCGCGATGCGGATCATGTGCGACAAGCTGACGGACGACGTGCCCTTCTGGCTCGTCCTGCTGCGCAACGTCGCGCTCGCCGTCGTCGTCGGGGTGGCTCTGGTCGCCTCGGCGCTCGTCACGATGCTGGGTACGGCCGGCCTCGATCTGGTCGCACAGTGGTTCGGTGTTGCCCGCGACGGTGTGGCCATCGCCTGGGGCACGCGACTGCTCGCGATCCTCGTGACGTTCGTGCTGGATGCCGCGGTCATCGCGGTCTTGTTCCGTGTGCTCTCGGGTGTACGCGCCCCGGCGAAGGCGCTCTGGACGGGCGCGGTGCTCGGTGCCGTCGGGCTCACGGTCCTTCAGCTGCTGTCGGGTCTGTTCGTCGGCGGCGCGTCGGCGAACCCCCTTCTGGCATCGTTTGCCGCGCTGATCGCGTTGCTGCTCTGGATCAATCTCTCCGCGCAGGTGATCCTCATCGCTACGGCCTACGTCTTCACGCTCGTAGAGGAACAGGACGACCGGGTCCGAACCCGCTACGGCGCGTCGACGTTCGCGCAGCGCCGCGTGCAGACAGCCGAGAACGCGCTCGCGCGGGCCGCCGCCGACCTGGATGCGGCGCGGCGCGCGGAGCAGGATGAGCGCGAGCGCGCCAGCGCTCCAGAGGATGCCGTGTAA
- a CDS encoding L,D-transpeptidase: MHMPRRLRFGDIAPWAVTALAAIGAIVLGLVALGAGAAAPATPPGAETAAAAAPPGSASPTAARVGAPENTTAYDIAALRQIDVWSVTPGIPVDDAPFAPTTGELATPLTAAPIFADPAGQPLGYLPRDAAYGGTVVPVVERQSHWVKVLLAGRQGVPPDGNPAQTVGWLRAADIELTPVTAYVEVHLADHTIDIVSASGVERVASDFAWGKPSTPTPVGRTFVMLTRVVPEFAYTQGHPLVYLGVQSATMAGFDGGTVAVTAFHYYRERSGANSFGCIYLDGPATDRLAQLPPGTPVIVYP, encoded by the coding sequence ATGCACATGCCACGCCGTCTGCGGTTCGGGGACATCGCCCCCTGGGCCGTGACGGCGCTCGCCGCCATCGGAGCAATCGTCCTGGGGCTGGTCGCGCTGGGGGCGGGTGCCGCGGCTCCCGCGACGCCGCCCGGAGCGGAGACCGCTGCAGCGGCGGCGCCACCCGGTTCGGCGTCGCCGACGGCGGCCCGGGTCGGAGCCCCCGAGAACACGACCGCGTACGACATCGCCGCGCTTCGGCAGATCGACGTGTGGTCGGTGACGCCCGGCATCCCCGTCGATGACGCGCCGTTCGCGCCGACGACCGGTGAGCTCGCCACGCCGCTGACGGCGGCCCCCATCTTCGCCGACCCCGCCGGACAGCCGCTCGGGTACCTGCCGCGCGACGCCGCGTACGGCGGCACGGTCGTTCCCGTCGTCGAGCGCCAATCGCACTGGGTCAAGGTCCTGCTCGCCGGCCGGCAGGGTGTTCCGCCGGACGGCAACCCCGCGCAGACGGTCGGCTGGCTTCGCGCCGCGGATATCGAGCTGACGCCCGTGACCGCCTATGTCGAGGTGCACCTGGCCGACCACACGATCGATATCGTCTCCGCATCCGGTGTGGAACGGGTCGCCAGCGACTTCGCGTGGGGCAAGCCGTCGACGCCGACGCCCGTGGGGCGCACGTTCGTGATGCTGACGCGCGTCGTCCCGGAGTTCGCCTACACACAGGGCCATCCGCTCGTGTATCTCGGGGTGCAGTCCGCGACGATGGCGGGCTTCGACGGCGGCACGGTCGCCGTGACCGCCTTCCACTACTACCGCGAGCGCTCCGGAGCGAACTCGTTCGGCTGCATCTACCTCGACGGCCCGGCCACCGATCGGCTCGCGCAGCTGCCGCCGGGGACCCCCGTGATCGTCTACCCGTAG